A genomic stretch from Coffea arabica cultivar ET-39 chromosome 10c, Coffea Arabica ET-39 HiFi, whole genome shotgun sequence includes:
- the LOC140016012 gene encoding protein FAR1-RELATED SEQUENCE 5-like, producing MTRLNSVKDLNKIHSSIPNETIPHTGMEFEIKDQAWQYYLAYAKLVGFGIRKSKSHQDIYGKLIARTFCCRAEVKREKDKRDGSVKTPRPETRCDCLARMKVNSRQIGKFCVIEIVAVHNHYLSSPNKSHLHRNHRSITSNLATDIEMAHYVEIAPKVAHELMARQAGGRENVGFIAEDYKNYLCSKSTRDVKIGGTGGVRKYLQKMQFEDPNFLYAIQVDENDLITNIFWSDEKMKVDYANFGDVICFDTTYRKNKEGRPIVLFVGVNHHKQTTIFGVALLCDETSMTFEWLFDTSTKAMSGKKPMTILTDQDVAMAKALASK from the coding sequence ATGACTAGGCTCAACTCTGTTAAGGACTTGAATAAAATCCACTCATCTATCCCTAATGAAACGATTCCACATACAGGCATGGAGTTTGAAATTAAAGATCAGGCTTGGCAATACTATTTGGCATATGCCAAACTAGTTGGATTTGGTATTAGAAAAAGTAAAAGCCACCAAGACATTTATGGCAAATTGATTGCTAGGACATTTTGTTGCAGAGCTGAAGTAAAACGGGAAAAAGATAAACGAGATGGTAGCGTGAAAACCCCTCGCCCAGAAACAAGATGTGATTGTTTGGCACGAATGAAAGTTAATAGTCGCCAAATTGGCAAGTTCTGTGTGATTGAAATTGTGGCAGTGCATAATCATTACctttcaagtccaaataaaagTCATCTGCATAGAAACCACAGGAGTATTACTTCTAACTTAGCTACTGACATTGAAATGGCGCATTATGTCGAGATTGCACCAAAAGTAGCTCATGAGCTTATGGCTAGGCAAGCTGGTGGACGAGAGAATGTAGGTTTTATTGCTGAAgattataaaaattatttgtGTTCTAAGAGTACAAGAGATGTGAAGATAGGGGGTACAGGAGGGGTTCGTAAGTATTtacaaaaaatgcaatttgaggaccCTAATTTTTTGTATGCGATACAGGTTGATGAAAATGATCTAATAACTAACATATTTTGGTCCGATGAAAAGATGAAAGTAGATTATGCAAATTTTGGAGATGTCATCTGCTTTGACACaacttacaggaaaaataaagaagGCCGACCAATTGTATTATTTGTGGGTGTGAACCATCATAAGCAAACTACTATTTTTGGTGTTGCATTGTTATGTGACGAAACTTCAATGACTTTTGAGTGGTTATTTGATACTTCTACTAAAGCTATGTCTGGGAAAAAGCCTATGACAATTCTCACAGACCAAGATGTAGCAATGGCTAAGGCATTAGCTTCTAAATGA